In Persicimonas caeni, a single window of DNA contains:
- a CDS encoding NADH-quinone oxidoreductase subunit J family protein, producing MGFWEPLFFWILAGGALGTSIAVLLFRNPLYSALALVADFFCFAGLYVLLSAHFMAVTQVLVYGGAIMVLFLFIIMLLNLSDEDLGPRRFSMHHVLAALAATGVFVFAASAILAVVDFDEVKEATAVAAEEVDEKTESDEEQLLLVEVPSQVPGLYTFLTEDALQARYAEQIEAWSAGERMYSTGKYKRFDETQPFEVPPVFLEAQRPEIVPEGADTAPAAARSSDERDAGSFFGTVEPISVLLVNRFVIPFELTALLLLAAIVGAVIIAKKRL from the coding sequence ATGGGTTTCTGGGAACCCCTATTTTTCTGGATATTGGCAGGCGGCGCGCTCGGTACGAGCATCGCCGTTCTCCTCTTTCGTAACCCCCTCTACAGTGCGTTGGCGCTGGTCGCCGACTTTTTCTGTTTCGCAGGGCTTTACGTGCTGCTGTCGGCCCACTTTATGGCCGTCACGCAGGTGCTGGTGTATGGCGGCGCCATTATGGTGCTGTTCCTCTTCATCATCATGCTGCTCAACCTGAGCGACGAAGACCTCGGTCCTCGCCGCTTCAGCATGCACCACGTCTTAGCCGCGCTGGCAGCCACTGGAGTCTTCGTCTTCGCCGCCTCGGCGATTTTGGCCGTGGTCGACTTCGACGAGGTCAAAGAGGCGACTGCGGTCGCTGCCGAAGAGGTCGACGAGAAGACCGAATCCGACGAGGAGCAACTGCTGCTCGTCGAGGTGCCCAGCCAGGTACCCGGCCTCTACACCTTCCTGACCGAAGACGCGCTGCAGGCGCGCTACGCCGAGCAGATCGAGGCGTGGAGCGCAGGCGAGCGGATGTACTCGACGGGCAAATACAAGCGCTTCGATGAGACCCAACCCTTCGAAGTGCCCCCGGTCTTTTTGGAGGCCCAGCGCCCCGAAATCGTACCGGAAGGTGCCGACACCGCCCCGGCGGCCGCACGCAGCTCGGACGAGCGCGACGCGGGCTCCTTCTTTGGCACCGTCGAGCCGATCAGCGTCTTGCTGGTCAACCGCTTCGTGATCCCCTTCGAATTGACCGCCTTGTTGCTTCTGGCGGCCATCGTGGGTGCTGTAATCATCGCCAAGAAACGCCTGTAA
- the nuoF gene encoding NADH-quinone oxidoreductase subunit NuoF, which yields MEELFLSRNFKVPNAHTLRVYEANGGYQAMKKAFKMDGSAIIDEVKKSNLRGRGGAGFPTGVKWGFMPKDSDVPMYLTVNADEGEPGTFKDRYCMELDPHRLIEGCIITAWALGIRYGYIYVRGELQNAIRTLQRAINECYEKGYLGENILGTGLDFDLYVHSSAGAYICGEETGMIEGLEGKPGQPRLKPPFPAIVGVFGAPTLVNNVESISSIPFIIERGGEWFASMGVEKNGGPKLYGLSGHINKPGVYEAPSGITVRELLEEYGGGMREGSELKAFIPGGSSCAVLTPDALDAPMSFEGMREYGSTMGTGCITFMDQNTCMVRIAQRLAHFYHHESCGQCTPCREGSGWASKVLDAIEAGRGRKEDLELLLDMVDNVQGNTICALGDALAIPVRSYLQVFPEEFEAHIEKGCCPYPKWGKGKGKGKKVA from the coding sequence ATGGAAGAACTCTTTTTGAGCCGGAACTTCAAGGTTCCCAACGCCCACACCCTTCGTGTTTATGAAGCCAACGGCGGCTACCAGGCGATGAAAAAGGCCTTCAAGATGGATGGCTCGGCCATCATCGACGAGGTCAAAAAGTCGAACCTGCGCGGCCGTGGCGGCGCTGGTTTCCCCACCGGCGTCAAGTGGGGCTTCATGCCCAAAGACTCCGACGTGCCGATGTATCTGACGGTCAACGCCGACGAGGGCGAGCCGGGCACGTTCAAGGATCGCTACTGCATGGAGCTCGATCCGCACCGGCTGATCGAGGGCTGCATCATCACGGCTTGGGCGCTGGGCATTCGCTACGGCTACATCTACGTGCGCGGTGAGCTGCAAAACGCCATCCGCACGCTCCAGCGCGCGATTAACGAGTGCTACGAGAAGGGCTACCTGGGCGAGAATATCCTGGGCACCGGCCTCGACTTCGATCTGTACGTCCACTCCTCGGCCGGCGCGTATATCTGCGGCGAGGAGACCGGCATGATCGAGGGGCTCGAGGGCAAGCCTGGTCAGCCGCGCCTCAAGCCTCCGTTCCCTGCGATCGTCGGCGTCTTCGGCGCCCCCACGCTGGTCAACAACGTCGAGTCGATCTCGTCCATTCCGTTCATCATCGAGCGGGGAGGGGAGTGGTTCGCCTCGATGGGCGTCGAGAAAAACGGCGGCCCGAAGCTGTACGGCTTGTCGGGCCACATCAACAAGCCGGGCGTCTACGAGGCGCCCTCAGGGATCACCGTGCGTGAGCTGCTCGAGGAGTATGGCGGCGGCATGCGCGAAGGGAGTGAGCTCAAAGCGTTCATCCCGGGTGGATCCTCCTGTGCAGTCCTGACCCCCGATGCGCTCGACGCGCCCATGTCCTTCGAGGGCATGCGCGAGTACGGCAGCACCATGGGCACCGGCTGCATCACCTTTATGGATCAGAATACCTGCATGGTGCGCATCGCTCAGCGCCTGGCCCACTTCTACCACCACGAGTCGTGCGGACAGTGCACGCCGTGCCGTGAGGGCAGCGGATGGGCGAGCAAAGTGCTCGATGCCATCGAGGCCGGGCGTGGGCGCAAAGAAGACCTCGAGCTGCTGCTCGACATGGTCGACAACGTCCAGGGCAACACCATCTGTGCGCTCGGCGACGCCCTCGCGATCCCGGTGCGCAGCTACCTGCAGGTCTTCCCCGAAGAATTCGAAGCACACATCGAAAAAGGCTGTTGTCCCTATCCGAAATGGGGCAAAGGCAAGGGCAAGGGTAAGAAGGTCGCATAA
- a CDS encoding NADH-quinone oxidoreductase subunit NuoE family protein, whose translation MALQFSEETEKQFQELVSRYPNTQAALLPALLLAQSEFGWVSVEVMDYLAERLELNPAQVLSTATFYTMFNKQPLGKAHIQVCTTLSCALCGGYEIIEHLEERLGIRLGETTPDGKYTLAEAECLASCGTAPMFQITFSDGEIEYYENLTPDSVDELLDELDKKLEQLPAPAEMH comes from the coding sequence ATGGCACTACAATTCTCCGAAGAAACCGAAAAACAGTTCCAAGAACTGGTCTCTCGTTACCCCAACACCCAGGCCGCGCTGCTGCCCGCGCTTTTGCTGGCACAGTCCGAGTTCGGCTGGGTGTCCGTCGAGGTGATGGACTATCTGGCTGAGCGCCTCGAGCTCAACCCCGCACAGGTGTTGAGCACGGCGACGTTCTACACGATGTTCAACAAGCAGCCTCTCGGAAAAGCGCACATCCAGGTGTGTACGACCCTGAGCTGCGCGCTTTGCGGCGGTTACGAGATCATCGAGCACCTCGAAGAGCGTCTGGGTATTCGCCTCGGCGAGACCACCCCCGACGGCAAGTACACGCTTGCCGAGGCGGAGTGCTTGGCCTCGTGCGGCACGGCCCCGATGTTCCAGATCACGTTCTCGGACGGTGAGATCGAGTACTACGAGAATCTCACCCCCGACAGCGTCGACGAACTGCTCGACGAGCTCGACAAAAAGCTCGAGCAGCTGCCGGCTCCCGCCGAAATGCACTGA
- a CDS encoding GGDEF domain-containing protein, producing MYRILVFSTDSSFQDRLQQAAEACSLQLVVADEVGAVVDHLDEASFDAVLVDDTAAELADDERSRLISAGGTQTPLFAVGEETFESLPEHAHLGDDVDLTDLLDDLADLVAQRGVLSERPESGAYFPSDTQGRPYLKTTDGLDRHTSHVEVDDGAAVRLLYVGRPSGFRQRLEEAAEGVVELVLVDSPHEVVVPAGAPPIDLVVLSVEGELGTTRRLIRYLRRRQPESPFELILLAEADEEMGDGLGRTLGADLVLEQPIKPAELIERAQMRQATDANELLVISADATRQALFRTALSREPIDTLFASSVEDIASEGGEPPEIVLVDTVGTEIDAAATIEQLRRRFPFAATRYLVTLEAADSVAAQARESFDDVITAPFLPSDIRRLVRLHLAQASMGRAALERDHLTGVNSILALGDHLQALLDETAEVGELVVLTAVDIDNLGQINYRYGKVVGDTVLRSLADALHLATGQRNAIYRSDADEFFLLQRIDESEWLETRDRLDRALHVFRQQTFRAVDGRGTYATASAGCVVVPPVGASAEYCLRKSWIVLERASSTRQQRLLVAQLDPAAVPRPARSRDLSDERD from the coding sequence ATGTACCGCATTCTCGTCTTCTCGACAGATTCCAGCTTTCAAGACCGCCTGCAGCAAGCCGCCGAGGCTTGTTCACTCCAGCTCGTTGTGGCTGACGAGGTCGGGGCGGTTGTCGACCACCTCGACGAAGCCTCCTTCGACGCCGTGTTGGTCGACGACACGGCCGCCGAGTTGGCCGATGACGAACGCTCGCGATTGATCTCCGCAGGCGGCACTCAAACGCCGCTGTTTGCGGTGGGCGAGGAGACGTTTGAATCCCTGCCCGAGCACGCCCACTTGGGCGATGATGTCGATCTGACTGATCTGCTCGACGACCTCGCCGATCTGGTGGCCCAACGCGGCGTATTGTCCGAGAGGCCCGAGTCGGGGGCCTATTTCCCGTCGGACACCCAGGGTCGCCCGTACCTCAAGACCACCGACGGTCTCGATCGACACACCTCTCACGTGGAAGTCGACGATGGGGCGGCGGTTCGTCTCTTGTACGTCGGACGTCCGAGCGGATTTCGCCAGCGCCTCGAAGAGGCAGCCGAAGGCGTCGTCGAACTCGTCTTGGTCGACAGCCCCCATGAAGTGGTCGTGCCTGCCGGTGCGCCGCCGATCGATCTGGTCGTGTTGTCCGTGGAAGGCGAACTTGGCACCACGCGGCGCCTGATCCGCTACCTGCGGCGGCGCCAGCCCGAGTCGCCTTTCGAGCTGATCCTGCTCGCCGAAGCCGACGAGGAGATGGGAGACGGGCTGGGGCGCACCTTGGGAGCCGATCTGGTCCTCGAGCAACCCATCAAGCCGGCCGAGTTGATCGAGCGCGCCCAGATGCGCCAAGCGACTGATGCGAACGAGTTGCTGGTGATCAGCGCCGATGCTACACGCCAAGCGCTCTTTCGAACGGCACTGAGCCGAGAGCCGATCGACACCCTCTTTGCCAGTTCAGTAGAAGATATCGCCAGCGAAGGCGGCGAGCCGCCCGAAATCGTTCTGGTCGACACGGTCGGCACCGAGATCGACGCGGCGGCGACCATCGAGCAGCTTCGTCGGCGCTTTCCATTTGCTGCCACTCGATACCTCGTCACCCTCGAGGCGGCCGACAGCGTCGCCGCACAGGCTCGCGAGTCTTTCGACGACGTGATCACCGCTCCGTTTCTCCCCTCGGATATTCGCCGGCTGGTGCGGTTGCACCTCGCTCAGGCGAGCATGGGACGCGCCGCGCTCGAGCGCGACCACCTCACCGGGGTCAACTCGATCTTGGCGCTCGGAGATCATCTGCAAGCGCTGCTGGATGAAACCGCCGAGGTGGGTGAGCTCGTCGTGCTCACCGCCGTCGATATCGATAACTTGGGCCAGATCAATTACCGCTACGGCAAAGTCGTCGGGGATACGGTGTTGCGTTCGCTTGCCGACGCGCTCCATCTGGCCACCGGCCAACGCAATGCGATCTATCGAAGCGACGCCGACGAGTTCTTTTTGCTCCAGCGCATCGACGAGAGCGAGTGGCTCGAGACCCGCGATCGGCTCGACCGCGCGTTGCACGTGTTTCGCCAGCAGACCTTCCGGGCCGTCGACGGGCGTGGGACCTATGCGACCGCCTCCGCAGGCTGTGTGGTCGTCCCGCCGGTGGGTGCCAGCGCGGAGTATTGCCTCAGGAAGTCGTGGATCGTCCTCGAGCGCGCGTCCTCGACGCGTCAACAGCGCCTCCTTGTCGCCCAGCTCGACCCCGCAGCAGTTCCTCGTCCGGCGCGATCGCGCGACCTTTCCGACGAGCGCGACTGA
- a CDS encoding GNAT family N-acetyltransferase, translating into MSDTADIVYGEPRTEDSEAIGRLFFEDMTDLGVHKTREEMNDLAQQVIAASQSDPAECICWVARPGADGEPCGVLLANFNWSLKFAGRALWIEELYVTPKFRRRGIGRELVAQVLDYAEDHGFKGVDLEAYQGNTPASVLYRTMGFHRLGRERFYYRLGSQEFL; encoded by the coding sequence GTGAGTGACACTGCTGACATCGTCTATGGAGAACCCCGAACCGAAGACAGCGAGGCCATCGGCCGGCTGTTCTTCGAGGATATGACCGATCTGGGGGTTCACAAGACGCGTGAGGAGATGAACGATCTGGCGCAACAGGTCATCGCTGCCTCGCAGTCCGACCCCGCGGAGTGCATCTGCTGGGTGGCCCGGCCGGGCGCCGATGGCGAGCCGTGCGGGGTACTGTTGGCCAATTTCAACTGGTCGTTGAAGTTTGCTGGGCGCGCGCTGTGGATCGAAGAGCTGTACGTGACGCCGAAGTTTCGGCGTCGCGGGATCGGTCGCGAGTTGGTCGCCCAAGTGCTCGACTATGCCGAGGACCACGGCTTCAAAGGGGTCGATCTGGAGGCCTACCAAGGCAACACCCCTGCGTCGGTCCTGTACCGTACGATGGGCTTTCACCGGTTGGGGCGCGAGCGATTCTACTATCGTCTGGGCAGCCAGGAGTTTCTTTGA
- a CDS encoding hemerythrin domain-containing protein, producing the protein MAESNSSDLIEVVHHEHDHLLKLFEDIGDTFEKISSGELDKARREEVLETASDDLKLALEEMLHHFNQEEEVFFVEIEKRRPDLADDIASLASAHELMCDRTRWLHRQLNQSRDTIADRSDEIQKVVKQMRNLLGQHTTNENRLFDSVLENMPPEERELLLAEMRRI; encoded by the coding sequence ATGGCAGAGAGCAATTCATCCGATCTGATCGAAGTGGTTCATCACGAACACGATCATCTCCTCAAGCTCTTCGAAGATATCGGCGATACCTTCGAAAAGATCTCGAGCGGCGAGCTCGACAAGGCGCGTCGTGAGGAGGTGCTCGAGACGGCCAGCGACGACCTGAAGCTGGCGCTCGAAGAGATGCTCCATCACTTCAATCAAGAAGAAGAAGTCTTCTTCGTCGAAATCGAGAAGCGTCGGCCCGATTTGGCCGACGACATTGCCAGCTTGGCAAGTGCCCACGAGTTGATGTGCGACCGCACCCGCTGGTTGCACCGGCAGTTGAACCAATCGCGCGACACCATCGCGGATCGGTCCGACGAAATTCAGAAAGTCGTCAAGCAGATGCGCAACCTTCTGGGCCAGCACACCACCAACGAAAACCGCCTCTTCGACAGCGTTCTCGAGAATATGCCCCCGGAAGAGCGCGAGTTGCTCCTCGCAGAGATGCGCCGTATCTAG
- a CDS encoding alpha/beta fold hydrolase, with protein MSATSDIHLAPPLATCVYGDGSAKFVGLHGWNGSRDTFDALYERLGEDSCILGLDLPGYGDSAEPTRWELEAVAEQIVATIDHELGPGPVSLVGSCSGGIVALFVAPLLGERMERFIFLEPFAYVPEYLRIFLKPAVGRLFYYSAFGNPIGRWITNTALSGHRQDDTDMMSSFAEGSLKVPLEYLRLFDSIPRPDDFADLPGQIELVYGEHTFDAIRDSVETWSEIWPHATRLEVEGSGHLILKEAPDAVAKLVFDRE; from the coding sequence ATGTCAGCAACATCCGATATTCATCTCGCCCCGCCCTTGGCCACCTGCGTGTACGGCGACGGCTCGGCGAAATTTGTGGGTTTGCACGGTTGGAACGGCAGCCGCGACACCTTCGACGCGCTGTACGAACGATTGGGCGAGGACAGCTGCATTTTGGGGCTCGACCTTCCCGGCTACGGCGACTCGGCCGAGCCGACGCGTTGGGAACTCGAAGCGGTCGCCGAGCAGATCGTCGCCACGATCGACCACGAGCTCGGCCCGGGGCCCGTCTCGTTGGTGGGAAGTTGCAGCGGCGGCATCGTCGCCCTCTTCGTCGCCCCGCTGTTGGGCGAGCGCATGGAGCGGTTCATCTTTCTGGAGCCGTTCGCCTACGTGCCCGAGTACCTGCGAATCTTTCTGAAGCCGGCCGTCGGCCGCCTTTTCTACTACTCGGCGTTCGGCAATCCGATCGGCCGATGGATCACCAACACCGCGCTTTCGGGCCACCGCCAAGACGACACCGACATGATGTCGTCGTTCGCCGAAGGCTCGCTGAAAGTACCGCTCGAGTACCTGCGTCTGTTCGACTCGATCCCGCGACCCGACGACTTCGCCGACCTGCCCGGCCAGATCGAGCTCGTCTACGGTGAGCACACCTTCGACGCCATTCGCGATTCGGTCGAGACGTGGTCCGAAATCTGGCCGCACGCCACCAGGCTGGAGGTCGAAGGCTCGGGGCACCTCATCTTGAAAGAGGCCCCCGATGCCGTCGCAAAGCTTGTGTTCGATCGGGAGTGA
- a CDS encoding SDR family oxidoreductase: protein MKALITGISGKLGRLVAEKLIEEGHEVLGIDRRPWPDAPEGVKMFRADIRKRPAEDVFRTEQPDAVIHMATVTHFTAGAEERYRINLRGTRTVFDHCHAYGVEHAVFVGRHTFYGAAPDSPLYHTESEPPLAVSTFPELADLVAADLFAGSALWRYPDMDTTVLRLCYTLGPSQRGTLASYLKGPRVPTVLGFDPLYQFMHEQDAAEAICLSLDHKLRGVFNVAGPQPVPLSLLIDVTGRTQIPIPEPLYGRSLGKFGFPNLPKGSTNHIKYPIVIDDSAFRRETGFQQRFDEIQTMEAFRWA from the coding sequence ATGAAGGCGCTGATTACCGGAATTTCGGGAAAGCTTGGTCGACTGGTGGCCGAGAAGCTGATCGAGGAGGGCCACGAGGTGCTCGGCATCGACCGGCGTCCGTGGCCCGACGCCCCCGAGGGCGTCAAGATGTTTCGCGCCGACATCCGAAAGCGTCCGGCCGAAGATGTCTTCCGCACCGAGCAGCCCGACGCGGTCATCCACATGGCCACGGTCACCCACTTCACCGCCGGCGCCGAGGAGCGCTACCGCATCAACCTTCGCGGCACGCGCACCGTCTTCGATCATTGCCACGCGTACGGCGTCGAGCACGCCGTGTTCGTCGGGCGGCACACGTTCTATGGCGCCGCGCCCGACTCGCCGCTGTATCACACCGAGTCAGAGCCGCCCTTGGCGGTGTCGACCTTTCCGGAGTTGGCCGACCTCGTGGCCGCCGATCTCTTTGCGGGGTCGGCGCTGTGGCGCTACCCGGACATGGACACCACCGTCTTGAGGCTTTGCTACACGCTGGGGCCGTCGCAGCGCGGTACGCTCGCCAGTTACTTGAAAGGGCCGCGTGTGCCCACCGTGCTCGGGTTCGATCCCCTGTACCAGTTCATGCACGAGCAGGACGCCGCCGAGGCGATCTGCTTGTCGCTCGACCACAAGCTTCGCGGAGTCTTCAACGTCGCCGGCCCTCAGCCGGTGCCGCTGTCGCTGCTCATCGACGTGACCGGTCGGACCCAGATCCCCATCCCCGAGCCGCTCTACGGGCGCTCACTGGGCAAGTTTGGGTTTCCGAATCTTCCGAAAGGCTCGACCAACCACATCAAGTACCCCATCGTCATCGACGACAGCGCGTTCCGCCGTGAAACCGGCTTCCAGCAGCGCTTCGACGAGATTCAGACGATGGAGGCGTTCAGGTGGGCGTAA
- a CDS encoding lysophospholipid acyltransferase family protein — MPLRFFVDEEVFERVRRLELPFNRYGLDPYGVSQKHLAQFYTLLGWLYRSYFTVRTHGVENVPEQGRAMVVGNHSGGVPVDGAMVIASLFFEMNPPRLAQGMVERFAQRWPVVSHWFSRVGQFTGLPEHALRMLEADRLLMVFPEGARGTGKLYKDRYQLVRFGTGFMRLALETNTPIVPFAFIGGEEALPTMFHLKRIAKLTGAPYIPVPPYLLPVPMPVHCEIYYGEPMHFEGDGTEADEVIERYVGQVKERIRQLIERGRAERRSIFGDGNPQLTSEDDTRQS; from the coding sequence ATGCCGCTGAGATTTTTTGTCGACGAGGAGGTCTTCGAGCGGGTCCGCCGCTTGGAGCTTCCGTTCAACCGCTACGGACTCGACCCGTACGGGGTCTCCCAGAAGCATCTGGCCCAGTTCTACACGCTGCTCGGCTGGCTGTACCGCAGCTACTTCACAGTGCGCACCCATGGCGTCGAGAATGTCCCCGAGCAGGGGAGGGCGATGGTGGTGGGCAACCACTCGGGCGGCGTGCCGGTCGACGGCGCCATGGTCATCGCCTCGCTCTTCTTCGAGATGAACCCGCCCAGGCTCGCCCAGGGCATGGTCGAGCGATTCGCCCAGCGCTGGCCGGTCGTCTCGCATTGGTTCAGCCGGGTGGGCCAGTTTACCGGCCTGCCCGAGCACGCGCTTCGCATGCTCGAGGCGGACCGTTTGCTGATGGTCTTCCCGGAGGGCGCCCGCGGCACCGGCAAACTCTACAAGGACCGCTACCAGCTCGTGCGCTTCGGCACCGGGTTTATGCGCCTGGCGCTCGAGACGAATACGCCCATCGTGCCCTTCGCGTTCATCGGCGGCGAAGAGGCCCTGCCGACGATGTTTCACCTCAAGCGCATCGCCAAGCTCACCGGGGCGCCCTACATTCCGGTGCCGCCGTATCTGTTGCCGGTGCCGATGCCGGTGCACTGTGAGATCTATTACGGCGAGCCGATGCACTTCGAGGGCGACGGCACCGAGGCCGACGAGGTCATCGAACGATATGTGGGGCAGGTCAAAGAGCGCATTCGCCAGCTTATCGAGCGCGGACGCGCCGAGCGGCGCAGCATCTTTGGCGACGGCAATCCGCAGCTGACATCCGAAGACGACACGAGGCAGTCATGA
- a CDS encoding endonuclease/exonuclease/phosphatase family protein: protein MIARRLEQLLVLILTATLVALGGCSAPPSSSGDDAALEADTGVDAAPDAAQITIATFNVRRFFDTECDSNRCGPNDWEEQLSENGFNNRLDKLSAAIDDLDADVVLLQEIEKQSVLDALAAKFDGEYPVSELGEIGNVASVDVGVLARGTLVDTKGYRDSSDLQRPDGSHTRFAREFLRVDLDIDGERVIVFTAHFVSKASDDAGRRLAEAQEARRILDEVAAQNDDALVVLGGDLNDTPDSEPMAALTDDGGLLRVGADQSLEDVFTYVWNWEQEAIDHLLLASTSGGAYVDGSARSVHDRQPAGLGGSDHGALVATFEMR, encoded by the coding sequence ATGATCGCACGGCGGCTCGAACAACTCCTCGTCCTCATTCTTACCGCCACCCTCGTGGCCTTGGGCGGCTGTTCTGCGCCGCCGTCGTCCTCGGGTGACGACGCGGCGCTCGAGGCGGACACCGGCGTCGACGCCGCGCCGGACGCTGCGCAAATCACCATCGCCACCTTCAACGTGCGCCGCTTTTTCGATACCGAATGTGACTCGAACCGCTGCGGGCCGAACGACTGGGAGGAGCAACTCTCCGAGAACGGCTTCAACAACCGGCTCGACAAGCTCTCGGCGGCGATCGACGACCTCGACGCCGATGTGGTCCTGCTCCAAGAAATCGAGAAGCAGTCGGTGCTCGACGCGCTGGCCGCCAAATTCGACGGGGAGTACCCGGTCTCCGAGCTCGGCGAGATTGGCAACGTCGCCTCGGTCGACGTCGGCGTGCTCGCCCGCGGCACGCTGGTCGACACGAAGGGCTACCGCGACAGCAGCGACCTGCAGCGCCCCGACGGCAGCCACACGCGGTTTGCGCGTGAGTTTCTGCGCGTCGACCTCGACATCGACGGCGAGCGGGTGATCGTGTTCACGGCCCACTTCGTCTCCAAAGCAAGTGACGACGCCGGCCGCCGGCTCGCCGAAGCCCAGGAAGCACGCCGCATCTTGGATGAGGTAGCCGCGCAAAACGACGACGCGCTCGTGGTCCTCGGCGGCGACTTGAACGACACCCCCGACTCCGAGCCGATGGCCGCGTTGACCGACGACGGCGGCTTGTTGCGCGTGGGCGCCGACCAGAGTCTCGAAGATGTGTTCACCTACGTGTGGAACTGGGAGCAAGAGGCGATCGATCACCTGCTGTTGGCGTCGACCTCCGGAGGCGCCTACGTCGACGGCAGCGCCCGCTCGGTCCACGACCGCCAGCCCGCCGGATTGGGCGGATCTGATCACGGCGCGCTGGTCGCCACGTTCGAAATGCGATAG
- a CDS encoding acetamidase/formamidase family protein, producing MRHTLEPSRATLHGKFSPDLDPALTVDRGDTVVYRTLDISFGRGQHVRGEPTRPKWGPRESPRDDGPALHGPVYVRGALAGSTLVAHLEEIRPADWGWTYSGQGPFNRALNEAVGLGDADSRLLLWELDADAMVGTSERGHRVELRPFMGTIGLTPAGSGWHEGWFPTPHGGNMDCKELVAGTMLYLPVGVDGGLVSLGDGHARQGDGELAGTAIECPMERVVVRYDVETSFSVDVPTARTPSGWVTLGFSRDLDEAAAQAVSGMLDVLERELEVDRQEAMLLASVVVDVRITQLVNGVRGVHAVFDPDDLLG from the coding sequence ATGAGACACACTCTCGAGCCGTCGCGCGCCACGCTCCACGGCAAATTCTCGCCCGACCTCGACCCGGCGCTGACCGTCGACCGGGGCGACACGGTCGTCTACCGCACCCTCGACATCAGCTTCGGGCGCGGCCAACACGTCCGCGGCGAACCGACTCGTCCCAAGTGGGGGCCCCGGGAGAGCCCGCGCGACGATGGGCCGGCGCTGCACGGCCCGGTCTACGTGCGCGGAGCCCTCGCCGGCTCGACGCTCGTCGCCCACCTCGAAGAGATCCGCCCCGCCGACTGGGGCTGGACCTACTCGGGTCAGGGCCCCTTTAACCGCGCGCTCAACGAAGCCGTCGGCCTAGGCGACGCCGACAGCCGCCTGCTGCTGTGGGAGCTCGACGCCGACGCCATGGTCGGCACCAGCGAGCGCGGCCACCGCGTCGAACTGCGCCCTTTCATGGGCACTATCGGCCTGACTCCGGCAGGCTCTGGCTGGCACGAGGGCTGGTTCCCCACTCCTCATGGCGGCAACATGGACTGCAAGGAGCTCGTCGCGGGTACCATGCTCTACCTGCCGGTCGGCGTCGACGGCGGCCTCGTATCGCTCGGCGACGGCCACGCCCGCCAGGGCGACGGCGAACTCGCCGGCACCGCCATCGAGTGCCCGATGGAGCGCGTGGTGGTGCGCTACGACGTCGAGACGTCCTTCTCCGTGGACGTGCCCACCGCGCGCACGCCCTCCGGGTGGGTGACCCTGGGATTCTCGCGCGACCTCGACGAAGCCGCCGCCCAGGCCGTCTCGGGCATGCTCGACGTGCTCGAGCGCGAACTCGAGGTCGACCGCCAGGAGGCCATGCTGCTCGCAAGCGTGGTCGTCGACGTGCGCATCACCCAACTCGTCAACGGCGTGCGCGGCGTCCACGCCGTGTTCGACCCCGACGATTTGCTGGGGTGA